One region of Alosa alosa isolate M-15738 ecotype Scorff River chromosome 1, AALO_Geno_1.1, whole genome shotgun sequence genomic DNA includes:
- the igfbp1b gene encoding insulin-like growth factor-binding protein 1b — MTGLSICFTWALAAFVFVTPAQSSPVICPEPIRCAPCTLEQLSQCPAVPTNCREVLREPGCGCCLACALERGDPCGVYTAHCATGLRCSPRPGDPRPLQSLTRGHGVCTDLDGGEDEGTDHGSIHHYLGLNKPLDAVDAQESLKAKVNAIRNKLVQQGPCHAELHAALDMIATSQQKLGEKFTSFYLPNCDKHGFYKAKQCETSLVGQSARCWCVSSWNGKQIPGSSDIPGEAQCHQEVTH; from the exons ATGACCGGATTATCTATTTGTTTCACGTGGGCCTTGGCAGCTTTTGTTTTCGTGACACCTGCACAGTCCTCTCCAGTTATCTGCCCGGAACCTATCCGCTGCGCTCCTTGCACTCTAGAACAGCTCAGTCAGTGTCCCGCAGTGCCCACAAACTGCCGTGAGGTGCTTAGAGAACCAGGCTGCGGATGCTGTTTAGCTTGCGCTCTGGAGAGAGGAGATCCCTGCGGTGTCTACACGGCACACTGCGCCACCGGCCTACGTTGTTCTCCGCGACCAGGAGACCCAAGACCCCTCCAATCACTTACCAGAGGACATGGTGTCTGCACAGATCTGGATGGGGGTGAAG ATGAGGGTACAGACCACGGGTCCATTCATCACTATCTGGGCCTGAACAAACCGCTGGACGCTGTGGATGCCCAGGAGAGCTTGAAGGCAAAAGTGAACGCTATCCGAAACAAACTTGTCCAGCAG GGTCCATGCCATGCTGAACTGCATGCAGCCTTGGACATGATTGCCACATCCCAACAGAAACTGGGAGAAAAATTTACAAGCTTCTACCTCCCCAACTGTGACAAGCATGGTTTTTACAAAGCCAAGCAG TGTGAGACATCTCTAGTGGGACAGAGTGCACGCTGTTGGTGTGTGTCATCATGGAATGGCAAACAGATTCCGGGATCCAGTGACATTCCTGGAGAGGCTCAGTGTCATCAGGAAGTCACTCATTAA